One region of Paenibacillus polymyxa M1 genomic DNA includes:
- a CDS encoding type IA DNA topoisomerase → MKTLIIAEKPDMGRTIAAVMEPRAKNNRTYLEGEKYIVTWAIGHLLGLAEPDAYDAKYKRWNIQDLPIIPEQFKIVPNPKTKDQLKMIGELAKRCNAIVNACDAGREGQYIFALIQQQLKLRQPVKRLWISDLTAESIATGFERLRDASEFEFLTQAARARSEADWLIGMNASRAFTTRHNTLLSVGRVQTPVLALIHDREKEIEAFQSQTFYDVWAEFKQDQIKYKGAWQGDRLTKPEEAEGIAAAVRGKEGKITKYDTKQTKEYPFKLYDLTLLQREANAKYGYSAKKTLDVAQALYERHKVISYPRTNSNYVTEQNIDGMHKALRMLGTGPYADLVQQANPNLVHKQNKSVCNPSRVEDHHAILPTLKRPGTLSKEEQNVYDLVIRRFLSHFFPPAEYKMHTVMTQVDKHLFKTNIKELLSLGWKVVLSKADQDKGKKSKTSKKEDEEETDEWTDKKFEIDAGRPVDCVRAEMKEKATQPPKSYTEGTLLKAMESAGKQMENEELREVMKDAGLGTPATRAATIERLKKVGYIEMKGKKILITDKGKMAIDLIRHAGVDLLASPEMTGQWERRLHQISKGEAAQEKFMDNVKRFTLSIIDKVRQQPPAPAHAFGEEARSNRSGGKGNARSVGASGRATAKGMDRTPSGGGSSAGSAALKQAAPPTRRSSATKAVRSSSDGQSDASVSQRQALGSCPCSNCGGSIIEGRKGYGCSHFKQGCGFVIWKEYAGKQITETMLKSLLAKGQTQLLSFKRKDGSTVKARIVLDVPGTGQLSVREES, encoded by the coding sequence ATGAAGACGTTGATTATTGCTGAGAAACCAGATATGGGGCGGACGATTGCCGCTGTTATGGAGCCTCGTGCTAAAAATAACCGTACCTATTTGGAAGGGGAGAAATACATTGTAACCTGGGCGATCGGTCATTTGTTAGGGCTGGCTGAGCCAGATGCTTACGATGCTAAGTATAAACGATGGAATATTCAAGATCTTCCGATTATCCCTGAACAGTTCAAAATCGTACCTAATCCGAAAACAAAAGATCAGCTAAAAATGATTGGTGAGCTGGCCAAACGCTGCAATGCCATCGTGAATGCTTGTGACGCTGGACGAGAGGGGCAATATATTTTTGCATTAATTCAGCAGCAGCTAAAGCTACGACAGCCGGTTAAGCGATTGTGGATCTCGGACTTGACGGCAGAGAGTATTGCGACAGGCTTTGAACGATTACGAGATGCCTCGGAGTTTGAATTCCTGACTCAAGCTGCGCGGGCACGAAGTGAAGCGGACTGGCTGATTGGCATGAACGCTTCCAGAGCGTTCACAACACGTCATAACACCCTGCTGTCGGTAGGACGGGTACAGACTCCCGTGCTGGCACTAATTCATGATAGAGAAAAGGAAATTGAAGCATTTCAGTCTCAAACCTTCTATGACGTGTGGGCTGAGTTTAAGCAAGATCAGATTAAGTACAAAGGGGCATGGCAGGGAGATCGGCTGACGAAACCGGAAGAAGCTGAGGGGATTGCTGCGGCGGTACGCGGAAAAGAGGGGAAGATTACCAAATATGATACGAAGCAGACAAAGGAGTATCCTTTTAAATTGTACGATTTGACGTTGCTTCAACGAGAGGCGAATGCCAAGTACGGTTATTCGGCCAAAAAAACGCTGGATGTGGCACAAGCGCTTTATGAGCGTCACAAGGTCATTTCCTATCCGCGTACGAACTCTAACTATGTGACAGAGCAGAATATAGACGGCATGCATAAGGCATTACGGATGCTCGGGACAGGCCCTTATGCTGATCTGGTTCAACAAGCAAACCCTAATTTGGTCCATAAACAGAATAAATCGGTCTGCAATCCGTCTCGTGTTGAGGATCACCATGCTATCTTGCCGACGTTAAAAAGACCGGGGACGCTAAGCAAGGAGGAACAAAATGTATACGACCTGGTTATTCGTAGGTTTCTGTCGCATTTTTTCCCGCCGGCTGAATATAAAATGCATACCGTAATGACGCAGGTGGACAAGCATTTGTTTAAAACCAATATTAAGGAGCTTCTGTCCTTGGGATGGAAAGTGGTTTTGAGCAAGGCTGACCAGGATAAAGGTAAAAAGAGCAAAACATCCAAAAAGGAAGATGAAGAGGAAACGGACGAGTGGACAGACAAGAAGTTTGAAATTGATGCAGGTCGTCCGGTGGATTGTGTTCGCGCCGAGATGAAAGAAAAGGCGACTCAGCCCCCTAAAAGCTACACGGAGGGCACATTGCTTAAAGCGATGGAAAGCGCCGGCAAGCAGATGGAGAATGAGGAATTACGCGAGGTTATGAAGGACGCTGGCTTAGGTACGCCTGCGACACGAGCTGCCACAATTGAACGATTGAAGAAGGTCGGCTACATTGAAATGAAGGGCAAAAAGATTCTTATTACAGATAAGGGAAAGATGGCTATTGACCTGATCCGTCATGCCGGGGTAGATCTATTAGCCTCACCGGAAATGACAGGTCAATGGGAACGCCGTCTTCATCAAATTTCCAAGGGTGAGGCAGCTCAGGAGAAGTTTATGGATAACGTTAAAAGATTCACGTTGTCCATCATTGATAAGGTAAGGCAGCAGCCACCTGCTCCCGCACATGCCTTTGGCGAGGAGGCAAGGAGTAATCGCTCGGGAGGCAAGGGGAACGCCCGCAGTGTAGGCGCGAGTGGACGTGCCACCGCCAAAGGAATGGATCGCACACCATCAGGAGGCGGTAGCAGTGCAGGAAGTGCTGCGCTAAAGCAAGCAGCACCACCAACAAGACGCAGTTCAGCTACAAAAGCAGTGCGGAGCTCATCTGATGGACAGTCAGATGCTTCAGTGAGCCAAAGGCAGGCGTTAGGCAGCTGCCCGTGCTCCAATTGCGGTGGAAGCATTATAGAAGGTCGTAAAGGGTATGGATGTAGCCATTTTAAGCAAGGCTGTGGCTTTGTCATTTGGAAGGAATATGCTGGCAAGCAGATTACCGAAACGATGCTCAAGTCCCTGCTCGCGAAGGGGCAGACGCAATTGTTGTCTTTTAAACGGAAGGACGGATCGACCGTCAAGGCGCGGATAGTTCTGGATGTACCAGGAACAGGACAACTTAGCGTTCGTGAGGAATCCTGA